In the Quercus lobata isolate SW786 chromosome 5, ValleyOak3.0 Primary Assembly, whole genome shotgun sequence genome, one interval contains:
- the LOC115992598 gene encoding dihydroceramide fatty acyl 2-hydroxylase FAH1: MVAQEFTVDLNKPLVYQVGYLGESYQEWVHQPIVSKEGPRFFESDFWEFLTRTVWWAIPVIWLPVVCWAISKSMQMGVSLPLIAFLVVCGVFLWTLIEYSLHRFLFHIDTKSYWGNTIHYLLHGCHHKHPMDGLRLVFPPAATAILLFPFWNLVKLMSTPTTTPALFGGGLLGYVIYDCTHYYVHHGQPTSKVPKDLKKYHLNHHFRIQDKGYGITSSFWDKVFGTLPPMKAAAKSR; the protein is encoded by the exons ATGGTTGCGCAGGAGTTTACAGTCGATTTGAATAAGCCCCTTGTCTACCAG GTCGGCTATCTTGGTGAATCTTATCAGGAGTGGGTTCACCAACCTATTGTTAGCAAGGAAGGCCCTCGATTTTTTGAGAGTGATTTTTGGGAG TTCTTGACCCGCACTGTTTGGTGGGCAATTCCAGTCATTTGGCTGCCAGTTGTATGCTGGGCCATCTCCAAGTCTATGCAAATGGGTGTATCGCTTCCTCTTATAGCTTTCCTGGTGGTCTGTGGAGTTTTTCTGTGGACACTTATCGAGTACTCATTGCATCGTTTCCTTTTTCACATCGATACAAAGAGCTAttg ggGAAACACCATTCATTATCTTCTTCATGGCTGCCATCACAAGCACCCAATGGATGGCTTGAGACTTGTTTTCCCACCGGCTGCAACAGCTATCCTTTTATTTCCA TTCTGGAACTTGGTCAAACTTATGTCTACTCCTACAACTACTCCTGCTTTGTTTGGAGGTGGTTTACTGGGTTATGTGATATATGATTGCACCCATTACTACGTCCACCATGGTCAACCAACAAGCAAAGTGCCTAAAGATCTCAAG AAATACCACTTAAACCATCATTTCAGAATCCAGGACAAAGGCTATGGGATCACATCATCATTCTGGGACAAGGTGTTCGGAACACTTCCCCCAATGAAAGCTGCTGCGAAAAGTAGATAA